From the genome of Rhodothermia bacterium, one region includes:
- a CDS encoding DUF1080 domain-containing protein, whose translation MKCAYAYLIVCFALSGCSGLQTGKNVTALFNGRDLTGWQVYGTEKWYVENGELISESGPDKQYGYLATEKQYRDFDLTAEFKQEANGNSGIFFRSSIQGVKITGWQAEVAPLGQHTGGIYESYGRGWLIQPPAAAEAALKVGEWNLLRVRVVGDEVTTWLNGVQMITLKDGKIGTANGQIALQIHDGGGIKIRWRNLNLRSLSHSPEKP comes from the coding sequence ATGAAATGTGCTTATGCGTACTTAATCGTTTGTTTCGCCCTTAGTGGATGTTCTGGACTGCAAACAGGCAAGAACGTTACAGCCCTCTTTAATGGACGTGATCTGACCGGTTGGCAGGTGTATGGAACCGAAAAATGGTATGTGGAGAACGGTGAACTAATCTCGGAGAGCGGTCCAGACAAACAGTATGGGTATTTGGCAACCGAGAAACAATACCGCGATTTTGACTTAACCGCCGAGTTTAAGCAAGAAGCCAATGGCAATAGTGGTATATTTTTCCGATCTTCCATACAAGGCGTGAAAATCACCGGCTGGCAAGCCGAAGTTGCCCCTTTGGGACAGCATACAGGCGGCATTTACGAGTCGTATGGACGGGGATGGTTGATCCAGCCTCCCGCTGCTGCCGAGGCGGCACTTAAAGTGGGGGAATGGAACCTTTTGCGGGTGCGGGTCGTCGGGGATGAAGTTACCACTTGGCTGAATGGCGTACAGATGATTACGCTGAAGGATGGCAAAATTGGCACTGCGAATGGGCAAATTGCGCTACAAATCCATGATGGAGGGGGAATCAAAATCCGCTGGCGAAACTTGAATTTACGCTCACTATCCCACTCTCCTGAAAAGCCATAA
- a CDS encoding DUF1080 domain-containing protein — MKYINYIFLVSLFFLSACSGVAKMPNTLSTSEKKAGWQLLFDGKSMQGWHTYGTTGTRGWAVQNGEMVALGQAGHEGTANDIVTEQEFENFELVLDWKISKGGNSGIFFNVVEDKRYKAVYETGPEYQLIDDVGFPAKLEDWQTSAANYAMHPPAVKAFKPVGEWNHTRIVVNRGEVTHWLNGQKTVQYQMWSPEWERMVKEGKWKDFSGYGRAKKGKIALQDHGNQIWFKNIKIKML; from the coding sequence ATGAAATACATAAATTACATCTTTTTGGTTAGCCTTTTTTTCTTAAGCGCTTGCTCTGGTGTGGCAAAAATGCCCAATACACTGAGTACTTCAGAAAAAAAAGCCGGCTGGCAATTGCTTTTCGATGGGAAAAGTATGCAAGGTTGGCACACATATGGAACAACCGGAACACGAGGTTGGGCTGTTCAGAACGGCGAGATGGTGGCTTTGGGGCAGGCAGGGCACGAGGGTACTGCCAACGACATTGTCACCGAGCAGGAGTTTGAAAACTTTGAATTGGTTTTGGACTGGAAAATCTCGAAAGGCGGCAATAGCGGCATTTTCTTTAATGTGGTAGAGGATAAACGCTATAAAGCGGTTTATGAAACTGGCCCAGAGTACCAACTGATAGACGATGTGGGATTTCCCGCAAAATTGGAAGATTGGCAAACCAGTGCCGCCAATTATGCTATGCACCCGCCTGCCGTAAAAGCCTTTAAACCCGTTGGAGAATGGAACCATACCCGCATCGTAGTGAATCGCGGCGAAGTAACCCATTGGCTCAATGGTCAAAAAACGGTACAGTACCAAATGTGGTCGCCTGAATGGGAGCGAATGGTGAAGGAAGGGAAATGGAAGGATTTCTCCGGTTATGGCCGTGCCAAGAAAGGGAAAATTGCCCTTCAGGATCACGGAAATCAGATTTGGTTTAAGAACATAAAAATCAAAATGTTATGA
- a CDS encoding Gfo/Idh/MocA family oxidoreductase, whose amino-acid sequence MKKATENRRDFIQKMAGAASAFAGIPALLVANKSGLSRNHPERLSPNDQVQVALIGAGGMGVADAMTALQVPGAKIVAACDLYDGRLNEAKRRWGSDLIVTRDYRQILERSDVDAVIIGTPDHWHKQISVDAMNKGKHVYCEKPMVHSIGEGPAVIEAQKRTKKAFQVGSQGMSSLGNEKAKELYRQGAIGQLIYAEGFWARNSPVGAWQYAIPEDASPQTVDWDRYVANTNKRPFDPLRFFRWRNYRDYGTGVSGDLFVHLFSSLHFVISSNGPNKIIATGGLRYWKDGREVPDVLLGMFDYPETPQHAAFNLSLRVNFVDGTSGSTYLRLVGSEGAMDVTWDDVTLRKNLASDPQDAFMQLKGNEIDRVLGSRKKMLPPREQKYQVEEGYKGAHYDHFVNWMRGIRTGEAVAEDAVFGYRACAPALLCNDSYFGEKPIRWDPENMKLLG is encoded by the coding sequence ATGAAAAAAGCAACCGAGAACCGTCGAGATTTCATCCAGAAAATGGCCGGAGCCGCCTCAGCCTTTGCGGGCATTCCCGCCCTTTTGGTAGCCAATAAGAGTGGCTTGTCCCGCAATCACCCCGAAAGGCTTAGCCCAAACGACCAGGTGCAAGTTGCCTTAATCGGTGCTGGAGGGATGGGGGTTGCGGATGCCATGACTGCACTTCAGGTTCCGGGCGCTAAAATTGTGGCCGCTTGCGACCTATATGATGGCCGGCTGAACGAAGCGAAGCGACGTTGGGGAAGTGATTTGATCGTGACCAGAGACTACCGACAAATCTTGGAGCGGAGCGACGTAGATGCTGTGATCATTGGCACACCCGACCATTGGCACAAGCAAATCTCGGTGGACGCCATGAACAAAGGCAAGCATGTCTATTGCGAAAAACCTATGGTACACAGCATTGGCGAAGGGCCAGCAGTTATCGAGGCGCAAAAACGCACCAAAAAGGCATTTCAGGTAGGCAGCCAAGGCATGAGTTCGCTTGGCAACGAGAAAGCAAAAGAACTTTATCGTCAAGGCGCTATTGGTCAGTTGATCTATGCGGAGGGATTTTGGGCGCGAAATTCTCCGGTGGGGGCTTGGCAATATGCGATTCCGGAAGACGCTTCACCCCAAACTGTGGATTGGGATCGGTACGTCGCCAATACCAATAAACGTCCTTTCGACCCTTTGCGCTTTTTCCGCTGGCGGAACTATCGCGATTATGGCACGGGAGTTTCCGGCGATTTGTTCGTGCATCTGTTTTCCAGTTTACACTTTGTGATTTCCTCGAATGGGCCTAATAAAATTATTGCCACGGGCGGTTTGCGTTATTGGAAAGATGGCCGAGAAGTACCGGATGTCTTGCTGGGCATGTTCGATTACCCCGAAACACCACAACATGCGGCCTTTAACCTCTCGCTCCGCGTCAATTTTGTGGATGGGACGTCGGGAAGTACCTATTTGCGGCTTGTTGGCTCCGAGGGCGCTATGGACGTGACATGGGACGATGTGACGCTACGTAAAAACCTTGCCAGTGATCCGCAAGATGCTTTTATGCAGTTAAAAGGCAATGAGATAGACCGCGTGTTGGGCAGCCGCAAAAAAATGCTTCCGCCCCGTGAACAAAAGTATCAGGTCGAAGAAGGGTACAAAGGCGCACACTACGACCATTTTGTTAACTGGATGCGGGGTATTAGAACTGGCGAAGCGGTTGCCGAGGATGCGGTATTTGGATACCGGGCTTGTGCGCCTGCCTTACTTTGCAACGACAGCTATTTTGGGGAAAAGCCCATCCGCTGGGATCCCGAAAACATGAAGCTCTTGGGTTAA
- a CDS encoding ketoacyl-ACP synthase III has product MTQAAITAVGHYVPEERLTNAELEKLVETNDEWIRSRTGIRERRILRDPEKATSFMAAECAKEILENRGIDASEIDAIIVATVTPDMFFPPTASLVQKEIGATKAWGYDLSAACSGFLFALTTGAALVESGRYQKVMVIGADHMSRIVDYTDRSTCILFGDAAAGVLLEPNKEGNGLVDTVHRTDGNNWEYLCMLGGGSLNPPSAKTIENRWHYIRQEGQPVFKLAVKGMADAAAEIMARNNLTGDDVSWLVPHQANLRIIDATARRMGLSMEKVMLNIERYGNTTAATIPLCLYEWQPQLRKGENLVLAAFGGGFTWGASYLKWAYDPD; this is encoded by the coding sequence ATGACACAAGCTGCCATAACCGCTGTTGGCCATTATGTGCCCGAAGAGAGATTGACCAACGCCGAATTAGAAAAATTGGTAGAAACCAACGATGAGTGGATCCGCTCCCGTACCGGAATTCGCGAAAGGCGCATCCTCCGCGATCCCGAAAAAGCCACCTCGTTTATGGCTGCCGAGTGCGCTAAAGAAATCTTGGAAAATCGAGGTATTGACGCATCCGAGATAGATGCCATTATTGTAGCTACGGTTACGCCCGATATGTTCTTTCCGCCCACAGCAAGTTTGGTACAAAAAGAAATTGGCGCTACCAAAGCATGGGGCTACGACCTCTCTGCGGCATGTAGTGGCTTCTTGTTTGCGCTTACCACCGGAGCCGCTTTGGTCGAAAGTGGTCGTTATCAAAAGGTGATGGTGATTGGTGCAGACCATATGAGCCGGATTGTGGACTATACCGACCGCTCTACCTGTATCTTATTTGGGGATGCCGCCGCAGGTGTCTTATTGGAGCCAAACAAGGAGGGCAATGGCTTGGTGGATACCGTTCACCGAACCGATGGCAACAACTGGGAGTATTTGTGCATGTTGGGTGGTGGCTCACTGAATCCCCCAAGCGCCAAAACCATTGAGAACCGCTGGCATTACATTCGCCAAGAAGGACAGCCCGTTTTTAAGTTGGCGGTAAAAGGAATGGCCGACGCGGCTGCCGAAATTATGGCAAGGAACAACCTAACGGGCGATGATGTCTCGTGGTTGGTTCCACACCAAGCAAACTTGCGGATTATTGATGCAACAGCGCGGCGAATGGGACTTTCGATGGAAAAGGTCATGCTTAATATTGAGCGTTATGGCAATACCACTGCTGCCACCATTCCGCTTTGTCTCTACGAATGGCAACCACAACTGCGAAAGGGCGAGAATTTGGTACTTGCCGCGTTTGGTGGTGGATTCACGTGGGGCGCCAGTTACTTAAAATGGGCCTACGACCCCGACTAA
- the plsX gene encoding phosphate acyltransferase PlsX → MAIRIALDAMGGDYAPEKAVLGAVNALRQTGDKVEILLVGQQTAVQAALDATGYQGGGIQIIDAPEVIDMGESPAVAVKTKTRSSIHIGTGLHKAGKADVFISAGNTGAVLGASLFILGRLPGVMRPSVLGYYPTTQGWCIIVDAGTNVDCKPEHLVQFAQMGSVFVQKVMKVENPTVGLMNIGEEPGKGNELVKAAYELLKTQKGIRFLGNIEGRDLLHHAADVVVADGFVGNVMLKLGEGIATAIREMAEAEMVARNLPQEEQTHITQVVRGAIRRFDYQEVGGAPLLGVNGNVLIMHGSSKEMAFEQIIYRGIELAESNIPAAISDAFATPTT, encoded by the coding sequence ATGGCCATACGAATCGCACTTGATGCAATGGGAGGCGATTACGCCCCCGAAAAAGCCGTACTCGGTGCGGTAAATGCTCTCCGCCAAACTGGCGACAAGGTAGAAATCCTACTCGTAGGTCAGCAGACGGCGGTTCAAGCAGCCCTCGACGCCACCGGATATCAAGGTGGCGGTATTCAGATTATAGACGCACCCGAAGTGATTGACATGGGCGAATCGCCAGCAGTTGCGGTAAAAACCAAGACCCGCTCTTCTATCCATATTGGTACGGGTTTGCATAAGGCAGGTAAGGCGGATGTTTTTATCAGTGCTGGCAATACAGGGGCAGTATTGGGGGCTTCGTTGTTTATTTTAGGCCGCTTACCGGGTGTAATGCGCCCTTCAGTTTTGGGGTATTACCCGACCACACAAGGCTGGTGCATCATCGTTGATGCCGGAACCAATGTGGACTGTAAGCCAGAACACCTTGTACAGTTTGCCCAAATGGGTTCCGTATTTGTTCAAAAAGTAATGAAAGTAGAAAACCCTACCGTCGGGCTGATGAACATCGGGGAGGAGCCGGGCAAGGGGAATGAACTGGTCAAGGCCGCCTACGAGTTGCTGAAAACCCAGAAAGGCATCCGGTTTTTGGGGAATATTGAAGGCCGCGACCTCCTACACCATGCCGCTGACGTGGTGGTTGCGGATGGCTTTGTGGGCAATGTGATGCTCAAATTGGGTGAGGGGATCGCGACGGCTATTCGCGAAATGGCTGAGGCGGAGATGGTTGCGCGTAATTTACCTCAAGAGGAGCAAACCCATATCACACAAGTTGTTCGTGGTGCGATTCGCCGGTTCGACTATCAGGAAGTGGGTGGCGCACCGCTTCTTGGGGTAAACGGGAATGTCCTCATTATGCACGGTTCTTCTAAAGAGATGGCCTTCGAACAAATTATTTATCGGGGGATCGAATTGGCGGAGTCGAATATACCTGCTGCAATTTCGGATGCCTTCGCCACCCCCACTACGTGA
- the rpmF gene encoding 50S ribosomal protein L32: MANPRRKHSKARTALRRSQYKAQNLPQLTTCSNCGEPKAYHRACTKCGHYRGRAVVEAQDAL; encoded by the coding sequence ATGGCAAACCCGCGACGCAAACACTCCAAAGCCCGCACGGCACTCCGCCGCTCGCAATACAAGGCGCAGAACCTCCCACAACTTACCACTTGCTCAAACTGTGGCGAACCCAAAGCGTATCACCGCGCCTGCACCAAGTGCGGACATTACCGTGGCCGTGCCGTTGTAGAAGCCCAAGACGCGCTATAA
- a CDS encoding DUF177 domain-containing protein: MSLKVLKPYGLALRITSLKEGVHEFTDNFPSTALDLSPDEFSNLSISLRIDLKTHQAFVSFKVSGVAHLVCDRTLRPFEQNISGSYQVLFSDKAADLPEAERGEDLFPFPQGTLELNLTEPVRDTLLLAVPLRKIAPDAEEQELQLSFGEPDEEDVATDPRWSALRRLNLSTDN, translated from the coding sequence GTGTCTTTAAAGGTTCTCAAGCCATATGGTTTGGCTTTGCGGATAACCTCTTTAAAAGAAGGGGTACACGAGTTTACGGACAACTTCCCAAGTACGGCATTAGATTTGTCGCCGGATGAATTTTCCAACTTGTCCATCTCGCTTAGAATAGACCTAAAGACCCATCAGGCGTTTGTATCGTTCAAGGTTTCCGGTGTTGCGCACCTCGTTTGTGATCGGACGTTACGCCCCTTTGAACAAAATATTTCTGGATCGTATCAGGTATTGTTTTCCGACAAGGCAGCTGATCTACCAGAGGCAGAGCGCGGGGAAGACCTTTTCCCTTTCCCACAGGGCACGTTAGAACTCAACCTCACGGAACCTGTTCGCGACACCTTGTTGTTAGCGGTTCCACTTAGAAAAATTGCTCCCGACGCCGAAGAACAAGAACTTCAGCTTTCATTTGGTGAACCAGATGAGGAAGACGTTGCAACAGACCCACGCTGGTCTGCGTTACGACGCTTAAATCTCTCTACTGATAATTAA
- the dnaA gene encoding chromosomal replication initiator protein DnaA yields MLDAVHQIWQECLTIIRDNVDKRSYKTWFEPIKPLRLEETPNERTLTIQVPSRFYYEWLEEHYPSLLRKTVGKVMGANSRLVYDILMERDRPEDKKPHIRIPAAPDARRSSPRTVVQRPIPHGIQQQTNAQGGTNPAGTTSNPPHPVNPPPNLSSPFVIPGIRSPKIDSQLNTNYTFDRFIEGDCNRLARSAAWAIAERPSETSFNPFLVYGGVGLGKTHLIQAIGNYAKQHQKIESILYISSERFTNEFVQSIQYNRVSEFSLFYRQIDLLIVDDIQFFGKKEKTQEEFFHIFNALHQSGKQIILSADRPPKDIVGIEERLLSRFQWGLTADVQPPDLETRIAILQRKAEDDGIQISYDIIEFIAHNITSNIRELEGALIRLLAHSTLRREEIVLSFAKEVLKDLIREVKVNLSIEEILNIVCHYFQIPEDQVRAKTRKQEVVQARQVAMYFAKQFTKHSLKTIGLHFGGRDHSTVIHGIQSVEGYMETDTKFADTIREIQHKIKIQSRS; encoded by the coding sequence ATGCTCGACGCTGTTCATCAGATTTGGCAAGAATGTCTTACCATTATCCGCGATAATGTGGACAAGCGGAGCTATAAAACATGGTTCGAGCCTATAAAGCCATTGCGCTTGGAGGAAACACCAAATGAGCGCACCCTCACTATTCAGGTTCCAAGCCGCTTTTATTACGAATGGCTGGAAGAACACTATCCCTCGTTGTTGCGTAAAACGGTTGGCAAAGTAATGGGCGCAAATTCGCGTTTGGTATATGACATCCTCATGGAGCGAGACAGACCAGAGGACAAAAAACCCCATATTCGTATTCCTGCTGCCCCAGATGCTCGGCGCAGTTCGCCGAGAACCGTAGTACAACGCCCTATACCACACGGCATACAACAACAAACCAATGCCCAAGGCGGAACCAATCCGGCAGGTACAACAAGCAATCCACCTCATCCGGTAAATCCACCGCCAAACCTTTCCAGCCCATTCGTTATTCCGGGCATCCGTAGTCCTAAAATAGACAGCCAACTGAATACGAACTACACCTTCGACCGCTTTATTGAGGGGGATTGTAACCGCTTGGCACGGAGCGCCGCATGGGCCATTGCAGAGCGCCCAAGCGAGACAAGTTTCAATCCATTTTTGGTATATGGTGGCGTTGGATTGGGAAAAACACACCTTATTCAGGCAATTGGGAATTACGCCAAGCAGCATCAAAAGATAGAGTCTATTCTCTACATCTCGTCGGAAAGATTTACCAACGAGTTTGTACAGTCCATTCAGTACAACCGAGTTTCGGAGTTTTCACTGTTCTATCGGCAGATAGACCTTTTGATTGTGGATGACATCCAGTTTTTTGGTAAAAAAGAAAAAACACAAGAAGAATTTTTTCACATCTTTAATGCCCTGCATCAATCCGGAAAACAGATTATCTTATCCGCAGACCGTCCACCAAAAGATATCGTAGGTATTGAGGAACGGTTGTTGTCGCGGTTTCAGTGGGGCTTGACGGCGGATGTGCAACCACCGGACTTGGAGACCCGCATTGCTATTTTGCAACGCAAGGCCGAAGACGATGGTATCCAGATTTCATACGACATCATTGAGTTTATCGCACACAACATCACCTCGAATATTCGGGAGTTGGAAGGTGCTTTGATCCGCTTGCTGGCACATTCTACCCTCCGTCGTGAGGAGATTGTACTCTCTTTTGCCAAAGAAGTCCTTAAAGACCTGATCCGAGAAGTAAAGGTGAACCTGAGTATCGAAGAGATTTTGAACATTGTTTGTCACTATTTCCAGATTCCAGAAGATCAGGTACGAGCCAAGACCCGCAAACAAGAAGTTGTTCAAGCGCGACAAGTAGCCATGTATTTTGCAAAGCAGTTTACAAAACATTCATTGAAGACCATTGGCCTGCATTTTGGTGGGCGGGATCATTCTACGGTGATTCATGGTATTCAGAGTGTGGAGGGCTATATGGAGACCGATACCAAGTTTGCGGATACCATCCGAGAAATCCAGCACAAGATTAAGATTCAAAGTCGCTCTTAA
- the dnaN gene encoding DNA polymerase III subunit beta → MRFTLSSSELLRALNMVAGAVPGKSTMPILECILLEKDGGRLILSATDLEISISQNLEMQFDPEASAAVERIAVPAKRLIETLRALPDLPVTFSSSEDYHVELKTDQGQYKMVGYDGADYPSQPQLAQSTALHTEGAILRRTFQKTSFAVSKDALRPAMMGVFFNIGAEFSEAVATDGHRLVRTRQHELKNSEAISFIVPEKALTLVGKIATDAPCTIYVSDGFIAFDFDDVRLVTRVIEERYPNYEAVIPKDNTKQLQINRAALLAAVKRVGLYSSSLTHQIRLSITQGEVMISAEDIERASEAKERILCEYNDESMEIGFNSVYLIEMLNNIDTAEVVMNFSSPNRAGVVYPSEQVENEEVMMLIMPVMLTNYN, encoded by the coding sequence ATGCGTTTTACCCTTTCGAGCAGTGAACTTTTACGCGCCCTCAATATGGTAGCTGGCGCCGTTCCCGGAAAAAGCACGATGCCTATTTTGGAGTGCATCCTATTGGAAAAAGACGGAGGCCGATTAATCCTAAGTGCGACCGACTTGGAGATTTCCATCAGTCAAAACTTGGAAATGCAGTTTGATCCCGAAGCCTCGGCAGCCGTGGAACGCATCGCTGTTCCGGCCAAACGATTGATCGAGACTTTACGTGCCCTGCCAGACCTTCCGGTCACCTTCAGCAGTTCCGAAGACTACCATGTGGAACTCAAGACCGACCAAGGGCAGTACAAAATGGTAGGATACGACGGGGCAGACTACCCAAGTCAACCGCAACTTGCACAAAGTACGGCCTTGCACACAGAGGGCGCTATCTTGCGGAGGACGTTCCAAAAAACCAGCTTTGCCGTGAGCAAAGACGCCCTAAGACCAGCAATGATGGGAGTTTTCTTTAATATTGGGGCAGAATTTAGCGAAGCCGTGGCGACCGACGGCCACCGCTTAGTCCGAACACGGCAGCATGAACTCAAGAATAGTGAAGCCATTTCGTTCATTGTTCCAGAAAAAGCACTCACCTTGGTCGGGAAAATCGCCACCGATGCGCCTTGTACGATCTATGTATCGGATGGGTTTATTGCTTTTGACTTCGACGACGTGCGGCTCGTGACACGGGTTATTGAAGAGCGTTACCCCAACTATGAAGCCGTTATCCCCAAAGACAATACGAAACAACTTCAGATTAACCGTGCTGCATTGTTGGCGGCGGTTAAGCGTGTAGGGCTATACTCCTCCTCGCTCACACACCAAATTCGTCTTTCCATTACGCAAGGTGAGGTTATGATTTCTGCAGAAGACATCGAGCGTGCTTCCGAGGCCAAAGAACGCATCTTATGTGAATATAACGACGAATCTATGGAAATTGGATTTAATTCGGTGTATCTGATAGAGATGTTGAACAACATAGATACGGCAGAGGTTGTCATGAATTTCAGTTCACCCAACCGTGCCGGAGTTGTTTATCCTTCTGAACAAGTAGAGAACGAAGAGGTTATGATGCTGATCATGCCCGTTATGCTCACCAATTACAACTAA